One stretch of Zingiber officinale cultivar Zhangliang chromosome 6B, Zo_v1.1, whole genome shotgun sequence DNA includes these proteins:
- the LOC121993209 gene encoding uncharacterized protein LOC121993209 isoform X1, translating to MQSYAGVERKDEMKVWRLIQSVSTPNVVQEAGEIVITGCRRIWDSFLKQHQEEVGKPLNQTQVEMNGALQSGGHSQKTLNTPTSSQQLKSASDNVESSGTSPHVKGKKRLRNDQIVEPIKGDQTTELVKKDLHTETIKREQFSKVGDGGFVTFKFDNINTEINKISDKGGLVSTEGVENLVSLMQLDITEKKIDLAGRIILVDVITVTEKSDFLNKFVQLRGVPVLDEWLQEVHKGKTDNGSNPHESEKLVEEFLLSLLRALEKLPINLHALQICNIGKSVNNLRSHKNMEIQKRARGLVDTWKKRVDAEMSKISDGKFVASGQPASFSMKPGHSDVTQAGNKRTGSIDAAGKISITRPSAGKALPSKHGITDSNKKPIVLAPLVASSKDLHCKTAAGSGVSILSFPTVKEEKSIASSPSQSNSHSCSSDQVKTMTSSWKEEAMSSVVGSGNASKLIGSMNRSRRSSNGLLVTNVSGNLNETHAGKCMSVNKVMTAAKTLQGEKPLDIPVDDHGNISTLIVRFPNTGRSPGKSDSGGSLEDQLVTSGKSSPVGISDKNDLNDGKLKLKNDVPLYHTTDVNTAACQGNDVNEGLSGIEEHRRNAEVTAKLADPARTACLSGNENGTCWTEPRANSYNSMLALVESCAEYSESANPLAAGDDMGMNLLATVAAGEISRSNIITPIDSLGSPRAVEEQCTGNDVSMLGLSCDDDMAERNTPHDESANSSSEKKEKKVDCVLASDILQTDNKLTSKSANSTQLQTTQSTITCMSSLDNLDSENTVVKSGEERIDEPEPEEGDSIGADPIKDKQTTDVQISGICTYIRPNFTGPLKDENTSFERNCKIEDNNNMCFSDVKAGNKFDIDVSDSGRKLEAPVVEEHTTSQVVKKPSSSSSSTENLLKSSSLDSEISLPAVSMPSLTAINESNVLKSNNMEISPLELSCEAKEKNIPPPSTDELVVSAAVSRVTAEILENLKEANESRSAESSAIQEALSTKIKETENSEKSSRSFGIEEMKEEDHASSLDRCSSIVFAEQVVVTRLQLDLNEGIPVDEGNQGKPVISSTISASSVHMPCQSLFSISMSTNLPASVTVAAPAKGPFVPPEVLFKTKGQPGWKGSAATSAFRPAEPWKASNILDTLPSDGAGKKSHLLLHIDLNIADEDVEDQMAGITTANDFPTKNVVGVDLDLNKVDDSVKNGQFLASTNRRLELPLLHIQSASGGLPAGKANVLRNFDLNDRPGIDEIGTEMQPRCQQANYANIVPSLAPVSGHRTNNLEPGYASSSFCPNSYPGAVPSFLPDRGEQFNLAVAAVESHRISGSLCAGNLGNDIYQGLALSSSPATTFPFANVSCPSTFSRAPASSLSGGSIPYVDSSSGGGSCFPAYPSLLVGPVSAVSSHYPRPYMISFPEGSTGSLSRQGLDLNTGPGSGYLEGKEGNLPSSSRYLLPASSQIFMENQTRMHGVPGVGSKRKEPEGSWGAERPTERSAKHSPWK from the coding sequence CAACACCAGGAAGAAGTTGGTAAACCTTTGAACCAGACTCAGGTAGAAATGAATGGAGCATTGCAATCAGGTGGGCATTCACAAAAGACACTGAATACTCCGACAAGCAGTCAACAGTTAAAATCTGCTTCAGATAATGTAGAGAGTAGTGGCACCTCTCCTCATgtcaagggaaagaaaagattgAGGAATGATCAAATAGTGGAGCCAATCAAGGGTGACCAGACCACGGAACTTGTCAAGAAAGACCTTCATACAGAAACAATCAAGCGAGAGCAATTTTCTAAAGTTGGTGATGGAGGTTTTGTTACCTTTAAATTTGACAACATTAACACAGAAATTAACAAAATATCTGATAAAGGTGGGCTTGTGAGCACTGAAGGGGTTGAGAATTTGGTCAGCTTAATGCAACTAGATATAACAGAGAAGAAAATAGATTTAGCTGGTCGCATAATACTTGTTGATGTCATTACCGTTACAGAAAAGTCCGATTTCCTTAATAAGTTTGTTCAGCTTAGGGGAGTGCCTGTGCTGGATGAATGGCTCCAGGAGGTGCACAAAGGAAAGACTGATAATGGAAGCAATCCTCATGAGAGTGAAAAATTAGTTGAGGAATTTCTCTTGTCTTTGCTTCGTGCACTTGAAAAATTGCCTATAAACCTACATGCTCTGCAGATTTGTAATATTGGCAAGTCGGTGAACAATTTACGCAGTCATAAAAACATGGAGATTCAGAAGAGAGCTAGGGGTCTTGTTGACACTTGGAAGAAACGAGTTGATGCAGAGATGTCAAAAATAAGTGATGGGAAATTTGTTGCATCTGGTCAACCAGCTTCATTTTCTATGAAGCCAGGACATTCCGATGTTACTCAAGCAGGAAATAAGCGCACTGGATCAATTGATGCAGCTGGTAAAATCTCTATAACTCGGCCATCAGCTGGTAAGGCTTTACCTAGTAAACATGGGATCACTGATTCTAATAAGAAGCCAATTGTACTTGCACCTCTTGTAGCTAGCTCAAAGGATCTACATTGTAAAACAGCTGCAGGCAGTGGGGTTTCAATATTGTCATTTCCAACAGTTAAAGAGGAGAAGAGCATTGCTTCCAGTCCATCTCAGAGCAACAGCCACTCTTGTTCTAGTGATCAGGTAAAAACAATGACTTCTTCATGGAAGGAAGAAGCAATGAGTTCAGTAGTTGGATCTGGGAATGCTAGCAAGTTAATTGGCTCTATGAACCGCAGTCGTCGGTCAAGCAATGGGCTTCTTGTAACTAATGTATCTGGAAATCTTAATGAAACTCATGCTGGTAAGTGTATGTCAGTTAACAAGGTTATGACAGCAGCAAAAACATTACAAGGTGAAAAACCACTTGATATCCCTGTTGATGATCATGGAAATATCAGTACGTTGATAGTTAGGTTTCCCAACACCGGACGAAGCCCAGGGAAGAGTGACAGTGGTGGTTCTCTTGAGGATCAATTGGTAACTAGCGGCAAATCATCGCCTGTGGGTATATCAGACAAAAATGATTTGAATGATGGCAAATTAAAACTGAAGAACGATGTTCCTTTGTATCACACAACTGATGTTAATACAGCGGCATGTCAGGGCAATGATGTTAATGAAGGATTAAGTGGGATTGAAGAACATAGAAGAAATGCTGAGGTAACTGCAAAACTCGCAGATCCTGCTAGAACTGCCTGTTTGTCAGGGAATGAAAATGGAACTTGCTGGACTGAACCAAGGGCAAATTCTTACAATTCTATGCTTGCCTTGGTAGAAAGCTGTGCTGAGTATTCTGAATCTGCTAATCCTTTGGCTGCTGGGGATGATATGGGGATGAATCTATTAGCTACTGTGGCTGCTGGGGAAATTTCCAGGTCTAACATAATTACACCAATTGATTCACTTGGAAGTCCACGTGCAGTAGAGGAACAATGCACTGGCAATGATGTCTCTATGTTAGGATTATCTTGTGATGATGATATGGCTGAGAGGAATACTCCACATGATGAATCTGCTAATTCTAGCTctgagaagaaagaaaagaaagttgATTGTGTGTTAGCTTCTGATATATTACAGACTGATAACAAGCTTACAAGTAAAAGTGCTAATTCTACTCAATTGCAGACAACACAATCTACTATCACATGTATGAGCTCTCTTGATAATTTAGATTCTGAGAACACAGTGGTAAAATCTGGGGAAGAAAGAATTGATGAACCAGAACCAGAGGAGGGTGATAGCATTGGAGCTGATCCAATTAAAGACAAACAAACCACTGATGTGCAAATTTCTGGCATTTGTACATATATTAGGCCTAATTTTACAGGCCCATTGAAGGATGAGAACACATCTTTTGAAAGGAATTGTAAGATTGAAGATAACAACAATATGTGCTTTTCTGATGTTAAAGCAGGTAACAAGTTTGATATAGATGTCAGTGATTCTGGTAGGAAATTAGAAGCTCCTGTTGTTGAAGAGCATACGACAAGCCAAGTAGTGAAAAAACCGTCGAGTAGTTCTAGCTCGACTGAAAACCTTTTGAAATCTTCTTCACTAGATTCTGAAATCTCATTGCCTGCTGTCAGTATGCCTTCTCTTACCGCTATCAATGAGTCTAATGTCCTGAAATCCAATAACATGGAGATCAGTCCGTTGGAATTGTCCTGTGAAGCAAAGGAGAAGAATATCCCCCCTCCTAGCACTGATGAACTAGTAGTGTCTGCTGCTGTTTCTCGTGTCACTGCTGAGATTCTTGAAAATTTGAAGGAGGCTAATGAGAGTCGCTCAGCTGAATCATCAGCAATTCAAGAAGCGCTGTCTACTAAAATCAAGGAAACTGAGAATTCAGAAAAGTCTTCTAGGTCATTTGGGATTGAGGAAATGAAGGAGGAGGATCATGCATCATCTTTAGATCGCTGCTCATCAATTGTTTTTGCTGAACAAGTTGTTGTCACTAGACTCCAACTTGATTTGAATGAAGGCATTCCTGTGGACGAAGGAAATCAAGGGAAGCCAGTTATCTCTTCAACAATATCTGCCTCTTCAGTACATATGCCTTGCCAATCTCTTTTCTCAATTTCTATGTCAACTAATTTGCCAGCTTCAGTAACTGTAGCTGCTCCAGCAAAAGGTCCTTTTGTTCCACCTGAAGTTTTGTTTAAGACTAAGGGTCAGCCTGGATGGAAAGGCTCAGCGGCTACTAGTGCATTCCGGCCAGCTGAGCCATGGAAGGCATCTAATATTCTAGATACCCTGCCATCTGATGGTGCTGGAAAGAAGAGTCATCTGCTGCTACATATTGATCTTAACATAGCTGATGAGGACGTTGAGGATCAGATGGCAGGTATTACTACTGCTAATGATTTCCCTACAAAAAATGTTGTCGGGGTAGATCTCGATTTAAACAAAGTTGATGATAGTGTGAAGAATGGCCAGTTCTTGGCAAGCACTAACCGTAGATTGGAGCTGCCACTTTTGCACATTCAATCTGCATCTGGAGGACTCCCTGCTGGCAAAGCAAATGTACTCCGGAATTTTGATCTGAATGACAGACCAGGCATTGATGAAATTGGTACAGAAATGCAACCCAGGTGCCAACAAGCAAACTATGCAAATATTGTACCAAGTTTAGCTCCTGTTAGTGGTCATAGAACAAATAATTTGGAACCTGGgtatgcctcatcttccttctgtCCTAACTCTTATCCAGGTGCTGTTCCATCTTTTTTGCCTGATAGAGGAGAGCAATTCAATCTGGCAGTTGCAGCAGTAGAATCCCATAGAATTTCAGGATCATTATGTGCTGGTAACCTTGGTAATGATATTTATCAGGGTCTTGCATTATCATCATCTCCTGCTACAACATTTCCTTTTGCAAACGTATCCTGTCCTTCCACTTTTTCACGTGCACCAGCCTCCTCTCTCTCTGGTGGATCAATCCCATATGTTGATTCTTCTAGTGGAGGTGGTTCGTGCTTCCCTGCTTATCCTTCACTACTTGTCGGTCCTGTTTCTGCTGTTTCATCTCACTATCCTAGGCCTTACATGATAAGTTTTCCTGAAGGTAGCACTGGTAGTTTGAGTAGACAAGGCTTGGATTTGAATACTGGTCCTGGGAGTGGATATCTGGAAGGAAAAGAGGGGAATCTGCCTTCATCCTCAAGATATCTTTTGCCTGCTTCTTCCCAGATTTTCATGGAGAATCAGACTAGAATGCATGGTGTTCCTGGTGTGGGTTCCAAGAGGAAGGAGCCTGAAGGGAGTTGGGGTGCAGAAAGACCCACTGAGAGATCGGCTAAGCATTCACCATGGAAGTAA
- the LOC121993209 gene encoding uncharacterized protein LOC121993209 isoform X4: MNGALQSGGHSQKTLNTPTSSQQLKSASDNVESSGTSPHVKGKKRLRNDQIVEPIKGDQTTELVKKDLHTETIKREQFSKVGDGGFVTFKFDNINTEINKISDKGGLVSTEGVENLVSLMQLDITEKKIDLAGRIILVDVITVTEKSDFLNKFVQLRGVPVLDEWLQEVHKGKTDNGSNPHESEKLVEEFLLSLLRALEKLPINLHALQICNIGKSVNNLRSHKNMEIQKRARGLVDTWKKRVDAEMSKISDGKFVASGQPASFSMKPGHSDVTQAGNKRTGSIDAAGKISITRPSAGKALPSKHGITDSNKKPIVLAPLVASSKDLHCKTAAGSGVSILSFPTVKEEKSIASSPSQSNSHSCSSDQVKTMTSSWKEEAMSSVVGSGNASKLIGSMNRSRRSSNGLLVTNVSGNLNETHAGKCMSVNKVMTAAKTLQGEKPLDIPVDDHGNISTLIVRFPNTGRSPGKSDSGGSLEDQLVTSGKSSPVGISDKNDLNDGKLKLKNDVPLYHTTDVNTAACQGNDVNEGLSGIEEHRRNAEVTAKLADPARTACLSGNENGTCWTEPRANSYNSMLALVESCAEYSESANPLAAGDDMGMNLLATVAAGEISRSNIITPIDSLGSPRAVEEQCTGNDVSMLGLSCDDDMAERNTPHDESANSSSEKKEKKVDCVLASDILQTDNKLTSKSANSTQLQTTQSTITCMSSLDNLDSENTVVKSGEERIDEPEPEEGDSIGADPIKDKQTTDVQISGICTYIRPNFTGPLKDENTSFERNCKIEDNNNMCFSDVKAGNKFDIDVSDSGRKLEAPVVEEHTTSQVVKKPSSSSSSTENLLKSSSLDSEISLPAVSMPSLTAINESNVLKSNNMEISPLELSCEAKEKNIPPPSTDELVVSAAVSRVTAEILENLKEANESRSAESSAIQEALSTKIKETENSEKSSRSFGIEEMKEEDHASSLDRCSSIVFAEQVVVTRLQLDLNEGIPVDEGNQGKPVISSTISASSVHMPCQSLFSISMSTNLPASVTVAAPAKGPFVPPEVLFKTKGQPGWKGSAATSAFRPAEPWKASNILDTLPSDGAGKKSHLLLHIDLNIADEDVEDQMAGITTANDFPTKNVVGVDLDLNKVDDSVKNGQFLASTNRRLELPLLHIQSASGGLPAGKANVLRNFDLNDRPGIDEIGTEMQPRCQQANYANIVPSLAPVSGHRTNNLEPGYASSSFCPNSYPGAVPSFLPDRGEQFNLAVAAVESHRISGSLCAGNLGNDIYQGLALSSSPATTFPFANVSCPSTFSRAPASSLSGGSIPYVDSSSGGGSCFPAYPSLLVGPVSAVSSHYPRPYMISFPEGSTGSLSRQGLDLNTGPGSGYLEGKEGNLPSSSRYLLPASSQIFMENQTRMHGVPGVGSKRKEPEGSWGAERPTERSAKHSPWK, encoded by the coding sequence ATGAATGGAGCATTGCAATCAGGTGGGCATTCACAAAAGACACTGAATACTCCGACAAGCAGTCAACAGTTAAAATCTGCTTCAGATAATGTAGAGAGTAGTGGCACCTCTCCTCATgtcaagggaaagaaaagattgAGGAATGATCAAATAGTGGAGCCAATCAAGGGTGACCAGACCACGGAACTTGTCAAGAAAGACCTTCATACAGAAACAATCAAGCGAGAGCAATTTTCTAAAGTTGGTGATGGAGGTTTTGTTACCTTTAAATTTGACAACATTAACACAGAAATTAACAAAATATCTGATAAAGGTGGGCTTGTGAGCACTGAAGGGGTTGAGAATTTGGTCAGCTTAATGCAACTAGATATAACAGAGAAGAAAATAGATTTAGCTGGTCGCATAATACTTGTTGATGTCATTACCGTTACAGAAAAGTCCGATTTCCTTAATAAGTTTGTTCAGCTTAGGGGAGTGCCTGTGCTGGATGAATGGCTCCAGGAGGTGCACAAAGGAAAGACTGATAATGGAAGCAATCCTCATGAGAGTGAAAAATTAGTTGAGGAATTTCTCTTGTCTTTGCTTCGTGCACTTGAAAAATTGCCTATAAACCTACATGCTCTGCAGATTTGTAATATTGGCAAGTCGGTGAACAATTTACGCAGTCATAAAAACATGGAGATTCAGAAGAGAGCTAGGGGTCTTGTTGACACTTGGAAGAAACGAGTTGATGCAGAGATGTCAAAAATAAGTGATGGGAAATTTGTTGCATCTGGTCAACCAGCTTCATTTTCTATGAAGCCAGGACATTCCGATGTTACTCAAGCAGGAAATAAGCGCACTGGATCAATTGATGCAGCTGGTAAAATCTCTATAACTCGGCCATCAGCTGGTAAGGCTTTACCTAGTAAACATGGGATCACTGATTCTAATAAGAAGCCAATTGTACTTGCACCTCTTGTAGCTAGCTCAAAGGATCTACATTGTAAAACAGCTGCAGGCAGTGGGGTTTCAATATTGTCATTTCCAACAGTTAAAGAGGAGAAGAGCATTGCTTCCAGTCCATCTCAGAGCAACAGCCACTCTTGTTCTAGTGATCAGGTAAAAACAATGACTTCTTCATGGAAGGAAGAAGCAATGAGTTCAGTAGTTGGATCTGGGAATGCTAGCAAGTTAATTGGCTCTATGAACCGCAGTCGTCGGTCAAGCAATGGGCTTCTTGTAACTAATGTATCTGGAAATCTTAATGAAACTCATGCTGGTAAGTGTATGTCAGTTAACAAGGTTATGACAGCAGCAAAAACATTACAAGGTGAAAAACCACTTGATATCCCTGTTGATGATCATGGAAATATCAGTACGTTGATAGTTAGGTTTCCCAACACCGGACGAAGCCCAGGGAAGAGTGACAGTGGTGGTTCTCTTGAGGATCAATTGGTAACTAGCGGCAAATCATCGCCTGTGGGTATATCAGACAAAAATGATTTGAATGATGGCAAATTAAAACTGAAGAACGATGTTCCTTTGTATCACACAACTGATGTTAATACAGCGGCATGTCAGGGCAATGATGTTAATGAAGGATTAAGTGGGATTGAAGAACATAGAAGAAATGCTGAGGTAACTGCAAAACTCGCAGATCCTGCTAGAACTGCCTGTTTGTCAGGGAATGAAAATGGAACTTGCTGGACTGAACCAAGGGCAAATTCTTACAATTCTATGCTTGCCTTGGTAGAAAGCTGTGCTGAGTATTCTGAATCTGCTAATCCTTTGGCTGCTGGGGATGATATGGGGATGAATCTATTAGCTACTGTGGCTGCTGGGGAAATTTCCAGGTCTAACATAATTACACCAATTGATTCACTTGGAAGTCCACGTGCAGTAGAGGAACAATGCACTGGCAATGATGTCTCTATGTTAGGATTATCTTGTGATGATGATATGGCTGAGAGGAATACTCCACATGATGAATCTGCTAATTCTAGCTctgagaagaaagaaaagaaagttgATTGTGTGTTAGCTTCTGATATATTACAGACTGATAACAAGCTTACAAGTAAAAGTGCTAATTCTACTCAATTGCAGACAACACAATCTACTATCACATGTATGAGCTCTCTTGATAATTTAGATTCTGAGAACACAGTGGTAAAATCTGGGGAAGAAAGAATTGATGAACCAGAACCAGAGGAGGGTGATAGCATTGGAGCTGATCCAATTAAAGACAAACAAACCACTGATGTGCAAATTTCTGGCATTTGTACATATATTAGGCCTAATTTTACAGGCCCATTGAAGGATGAGAACACATCTTTTGAAAGGAATTGTAAGATTGAAGATAACAACAATATGTGCTTTTCTGATGTTAAAGCAGGTAACAAGTTTGATATAGATGTCAGTGATTCTGGTAGGAAATTAGAAGCTCCTGTTGTTGAAGAGCATACGACAAGCCAAGTAGTGAAAAAACCGTCGAGTAGTTCTAGCTCGACTGAAAACCTTTTGAAATCTTCTTCACTAGATTCTGAAATCTCATTGCCTGCTGTCAGTATGCCTTCTCTTACCGCTATCAATGAGTCTAATGTCCTGAAATCCAATAACATGGAGATCAGTCCGTTGGAATTGTCCTGTGAAGCAAAGGAGAAGAATATCCCCCCTCCTAGCACTGATGAACTAGTAGTGTCTGCTGCTGTTTCTCGTGTCACTGCTGAGATTCTTGAAAATTTGAAGGAGGCTAATGAGAGTCGCTCAGCTGAATCATCAGCAATTCAAGAAGCGCTGTCTACTAAAATCAAGGAAACTGAGAATTCAGAAAAGTCTTCTAGGTCATTTGGGATTGAGGAAATGAAGGAGGAGGATCATGCATCATCTTTAGATCGCTGCTCATCAATTGTTTTTGCTGAACAAGTTGTTGTCACTAGACTCCAACTTGATTTGAATGAAGGCATTCCTGTGGACGAAGGAAATCAAGGGAAGCCAGTTATCTCTTCAACAATATCTGCCTCTTCAGTACATATGCCTTGCCAATCTCTTTTCTCAATTTCTATGTCAACTAATTTGCCAGCTTCAGTAACTGTAGCTGCTCCAGCAAAAGGTCCTTTTGTTCCACCTGAAGTTTTGTTTAAGACTAAGGGTCAGCCTGGATGGAAAGGCTCAGCGGCTACTAGTGCATTCCGGCCAGCTGAGCCATGGAAGGCATCTAATATTCTAGATACCCTGCCATCTGATGGTGCTGGAAAGAAGAGTCATCTGCTGCTACATATTGATCTTAACATAGCTGATGAGGACGTTGAGGATCAGATGGCAGGTATTACTACTGCTAATGATTTCCCTACAAAAAATGTTGTCGGGGTAGATCTCGATTTAAACAAAGTTGATGATAGTGTGAAGAATGGCCAGTTCTTGGCAAGCACTAACCGTAGATTGGAGCTGCCACTTTTGCACATTCAATCTGCATCTGGAGGACTCCCTGCTGGCAAAGCAAATGTACTCCGGAATTTTGATCTGAATGACAGACCAGGCATTGATGAAATTGGTACAGAAATGCAACCCAGGTGCCAACAAGCAAACTATGCAAATATTGTACCAAGTTTAGCTCCTGTTAGTGGTCATAGAACAAATAATTTGGAACCTGGgtatgcctcatcttccttctgtCCTAACTCTTATCCAGGTGCTGTTCCATCTTTTTTGCCTGATAGAGGAGAGCAATTCAATCTGGCAGTTGCAGCAGTAGAATCCCATAGAATTTCAGGATCATTATGTGCTGGTAACCTTGGTAATGATATTTATCAGGGTCTTGCATTATCATCATCTCCTGCTACAACATTTCCTTTTGCAAACGTATCCTGTCCTTCCACTTTTTCACGTGCACCAGCCTCCTCTCTCTCTGGTGGATCAATCCCATATGTTGATTCTTCTAGTGGAGGTGGTTCGTGCTTCCCTGCTTATCCTTCACTACTTGTCGGTCCTGTTTCTGCTGTTTCATCTCACTATCCTAGGCCTTACATGATAAGTTTTCCTGAAGGTAGCACTGGTAGTTTGAGTAGACAAGGCTTGGATTTGAATACTGGTCCTGGGAGTGGATATCTGGAAGGAAAAGAGGGGAATCTGCCTTCATCCTCAAGATATCTTTTGCCTGCTTCTTCCCAGATTTTCATGGAGAATCAGACTAGAATGCATGGTGTTCCTGGTGTGGGTTCCAAGAGGAAGGAGCCTGAAGGGAGTTGGGGTGCAGAAAGACCCACTGAGAGATCGGCTAAGCATTCACCATGGAAGTAA